The Arachis hypogaea cultivar Tifrunner chromosome 14, arahy.Tifrunner.gnm2.J5K5, whole genome shotgun sequence DNA window CCAAGTCCAGCGTCACTAGGCTCAGCCCCGTCACCCATCCCTGAGCCATACCACTCACCTCCGTGCACCCCATCCTGGGTACTACCACCAGCAACTGAAGCCGCCCCTGCACCATCTCCGCCCTCGGGCCCATGCTGATCATCGTCATCGTCCTCAGGGTCAGGTGCAGCGGCATGAACCGCAGCACGCCCTCTACCTCTGCCAGGATGATGTCGTCGTCGACCCCCAGCGGGGCCGGCCTCGTCGCCAGCCTCCATAGCACGCTCAAGCCACCCCCAGTCACGCTGGCTACGACGTTTTCCCACGCGAGCTCTCCTATCAACCCGCCTCCTGTCCGGCACGTCGTCAGGCCGATCCATCTCAGGTACTCGCCTAGCTCCCCGCTGTGAGGCCTCAACAGGAATAGTGACAGCTCTCGGATCGCCCAACTGCGGATCCGGAGACAAAAACCTCTTCCCGTGCTGACTCCACCAATCCAAGAACTGATGCGACGGACCAGGGTCAGCAACAACATCGAATCTCAGCACGCTCTCCGTACGGTCGTCCCAATACTAATGCCACTTCTGCAAATGGGACGGGAACCATCGATCGCCGCCTCTGCCGTCCTtcgacatcagaaagtcgatgttcagggcggcCTGTGGACGGGGCTGCACCCCTCCAAACTGCGGAAGAACCCTGTCTacctgatgccactctatgacgGCAAAGTAGATAAGCGATGTAACAGACCGCCACAGCACCATATGCCGAGGCTCCAAAACCTCGGGATGCACGACCTGAAGTACGTCGGGGCTACTGTATGGCATCCAGATAAACTGCACCCAGAACGATACAATGTCAGGGCAACTCGTGATCCCAACTCGTAAATCGTGGTTAAATGAAAAAACTTATTAAGTAACATACTGACCTCTCTATCCTGCAACCGGTCTATCCAGAGCCTCCACGTCTGAACTCTAGGACCCTTCTCGCTACTGGAAGGGAtgtaacctgaccacctgcaACATGCACATGTGTTACCGCTACTTATATGTGTGCTTAGGGTATCCAAtacattatgaatgaacacgcGGTTATGTGTAGTAAATTGAAATAGACAAAGATTAGTAAAGTACCTCGAGGCCAATGGCCAGCTGAACGTCTTAAATCCTGCAGGCCTAAACCGAGGAAATCGCCAGAAAATCCATGACTGAAGTAGCTGAAGTGGGCCCGCTAGCTTGATAACATTTCTGTTCGCCAcacggcacatgcaccggtacaaccatgccaGTGCTGCAGAACCCCAGCTGTAGGTCCCCATCTCCTCCAGCCTAGCTACAAAcggaagccatctgatgtgaacGCGGTTGCCCAACTTATCCGCAAAAAGCTgcgtgcccaacaacatcatgatgtacgcacgggCATAACGACGCACAGTATCCTCATCAGCTCCCTCCGGGCACTCACCAAACGTTTCCTGAAACCAGCTGCAGTTGACCgcgtacttctgaacctggctAGGAGGAGGTACCACTCCAAGCGACTCCTCGAACCAAACCCAGGCTGGACGGCCACCCTCGATGTATATATGGAACTCTGATAGGCAGCTGCTGACGTAACGCCCGTCCACTGGCAAACccagctggtatgccacgtcctgcaGTGTGATcatgcactctccgaacggcatatgaaacgTGTGCATCTCCGGACGCCATCGCTTAACAAACGCACTGACAAGGGCCTCGTCCAAccggaaccatctatcgttcagccttgcaagatggtaAAGACTAGCCATCTGCAGGTacggaacgtatctgtcatcCAGGACCATGCCCTGCTGCCGTcgcatgctcctgatgcatcgctgaggttgaagaagaaatgaATCGCATTATTAGAACCAGCTTAATTAACGGTGACAAACATAATCAACACGATAATTGATAAACCAAAAAATCTTACTATGTATAGCCGCTTAAAAATCCAAGAACGAGAACCATTTGCATAAGAAACTTAAATTAGAAACCACCATAGGCTACTGACATGAAAGATCTAACATTATAAAACCACAACTAAACCGcttacat harbors:
- the LOC112795474 gene encoding serine/threonine-protein phosphatase 7 long form homolog gives rise to the protein MRRQQGMVLDDRYVPYLQMASLYHLARLNDRWFRLDEALVSAFVKRWRPEMHTFHMPFGECMITLQDVAYQLGLPVDGRYVSSCLSEFHIYIEGGRPAWVWFEESLGVVPPPSQVQKYAVNCSWFQETFGECPEGADEDTVRRYARAYIMMLLGTQLFADKLGNRVHIRWLPFVARLEEMGTYSWGSAALAWLYRCMCRVANRNVIKLAGPLQLLQSWIFWRFPRFRPAGFKTFSWPLASRWSGYIPSSSEKGPRVQTWRLWIDRLQDREFIWMPYSSPDVLQVVHPEVLEPRHMVLWRSVTSLIYFAVIEWHQVDRVLPQFGGVQPRPQAALNIDFLMSKDGRGGDRWFPSHLQKWH